One genomic segment of Nocardia spumae includes these proteins:
- a CDS encoding response regulator transcription factor — protein sequence MNGVAGDRTPEARVLVVDDEPMIVELLSVSLRYQGFEVASAVNGAEGLDRAKQFRPDALIVDVMMPGMDGFGLLRRLRADGIDAPVLFLTARDEVEDKITGLTLGADDYVTKPFSLEEVVARLRVILRRSGHVVEETKSSRIRFEDIELDDDTHEVWKAGEPVALSPTEFTLLRYFMVNAGTVLSKPRILDHVWRYDFGGEVGVVETYVSYLRKKVDTGPDRLIHTLRGVGYVMRAPSRSRSSAT from the coding sequence ATGAACGGTGTGGCTGGCGATCGGACGCCCGAGGCCCGGGTACTGGTGGTCGATGACGAACCGATGATCGTCGAACTGCTGTCGGTGAGTCTGCGCTACCAGGGCTTCGAGGTGGCATCGGCGGTCAACGGCGCCGAGGGGCTCGATCGAGCCAAGCAATTCCGGCCCGACGCGCTGATCGTCGACGTCATGATGCCCGGCATGGACGGCTTCGGCCTGCTGCGCCGGCTGCGCGCCGACGGCATCGACGCACCCGTCCTGTTCCTCACCGCCCGCGACGAGGTCGAGGACAAGATCACCGGACTCACCCTCGGCGCCGACGATTACGTCACCAAACCGTTCTCCCTCGAGGAGGTGGTGGCGCGGTTGCGAGTGATTCTGCGCCGTTCCGGTCACGTGGTGGAGGAGACGAAATCCTCACGGATCCGTTTCGAGGACATCGAACTCGACGACGACACCCACGAGGTCTGGAAGGCGGGGGAGCCGGTGGCGCTGTCGCCGACCGAATTCACCCTGCTGCGGTACTTCATGGTCAACGCCGGGACCGTGCTGAGCAAACCGCGCATTCTCGACCACGTCTGGCGCTACGACTTCGGCGGCGAAGTGGGCGTGGTGGAGACCTATGTGTCGTATCTCCGCAAGAAGGTCGACACCGGACCGGACCGGCTGATCCACACGCTGCGCGGTGTCGGCTATGTCATGCGCGCCCCCAGCCGCAGCAGATCGTCGGCGACATGA
- a CDS encoding MbtH family protein, translating into MSTNPFDDEDGRFFVLVNDEEQHSLWPAFAEVPAGWRVVFGEDSRAACVEYVEKNWTDMRPKSLRDAMAADDAARQAAQS; encoded by the coding sequence ATGAGCACCAACCCCTTCGACGACGAGGACGGCCGCTTCTTCGTTCTGGTCAACGACGAGGAGCAGCATTCCCTGTGGCCTGCATTCGCCGAGGTTCCGGCCGGGTGGCGAGTGGTGTTCGGCGAGGACAGCCGCGCAGCTTGCGTCGAATACGTGGAGAAGAACTGGACGGACATGCGGCCCAAGAGCCTGCGTGACGCGATGGCCGCGGACGATGCGGCCCGGCAGGCCGCCCAGTCCTGA
- a CDS encoding alpha/beta fold hydrolase — MPLATVNGISLNYQVKGDKAKGTDTKGAAPLVVLIMGTGSPGRVWELHQVPALVAAGYRVCTFDNRGIAPSYEAAGGMTIDELAADTAALIEYLDEGPALVAGTSMGARVTQELALARPDLVRKAVFMAGHARLDQFQKTLSLGEHELDASGVQMPAKYEAAVTAVMNLSPATMADPNSARDWLDLFEFTGGPVTPGIRAQRRMDHDFDRLQAYRGIKVPCLAMGFADDRMIPAYLTRELADVIPDARYQEIPDAGHFGYLERPEAVNKILLDFFAGSR; from the coding sequence ATGCCGTTGGCCACGGTGAATGGAATCTCACTGAACTACCAGGTGAAGGGGGACAAGGCCAAAGGCACCGACACCAAGGGAGCGGCCCCGCTGGTCGTGCTGATCATGGGGACCGGCAGCCCGGGCAGGGTGTGGGAGCTGCATCAGGTTCCGGCGCTGGTCGCGGCCGGATACCGGGTCTGCACGTTCGACAACCGCGGTATCGCCCCGTCGTACGAGGCGGCCGGCGGTATGACCATCGACGAACTCGCCGCCGACACCGCCGCGCTCATCGAATATCTCGACGAGGGCCCGGCTCTGGTCGCGGGGACCTCGATGGGCGCCCGGGTGACGCAGGAGCTGGCTCTGGCCCGCCCGGACCTGGTGCGCAAGGCCGTGTTCATGGCCGGGCACGCGCGCCTGGATCAATTCCAGAAGACCCTGTCACTGGGTGAGCACGAACTCGACGCCTCGGGTGTGCAGATGCCGGCCAAATACGAGGCCGCCGTGACCGCGGTGATGAATCTTTCGCCCGCGACGATGGCCGATCCGAATTCTGCGCGCGATTGGCTGGATCTGTTCGAATTCACCGGCGGGCCGGTTACCCCGGGAATTCGGGCCCAGCGACGAATGGATCACGATTTCGACCGGCTGCAGGCCTACCGCGGAATCAAGGTGCCGTGTCTGGCCATGGGCTTCGCCGACGACCGGATGATCCCCGCGTATCTGACCCGTGAGCTGGCCGACGTCATTCCCGACGCCCGCTATCAGGAGATCCCGGACGCCGGACATTTCGGCTATCTCGAACGCCCGGAGGCCGTCAACAAGATCCTGCTCGATTTTTTCGCGGGCTCGAGGTAA